In Anguilla rostrata isolate EN2019 chromosome 1, ASM1855537v3, whole genome shotgun sequence, a genomic segment contains:
- the si:dkeyp-97a10.3 gene encoding uncharacterized protein si:dkeyp-97a10.3 isoform X1: MNLLPVVAVIVSAVLPPVVRSQDPVPIQFQPAPVLVASGVEAVMTVVTVSQVLSVTWMSPARETLGLWVPSGSVINPVAQYQGRLTISATQLRIAATQLRDTGNYTVTVDPMATTGLGPNTRSVQLRVFDAVVGVRLLVPTVAMEGGNVTLQCTWTQGTDTGVIWGKGGAALTPDSRVTISGGFLVINPARRGDAGQYSCTVSNLVSAQTATNSLTVYYGPDTPVLDRGLQADCVGGGQALVGQTVRLSCTSDSLPPALFSWQQNGVPVASGQPDSGVLSIQTFSTNQSGRYVCTARNAVTGGTSQQGTDVVIVTTCLSAGAVAGIVIGCILALILIIIAIFLLVRWRKVDRRLRQAAENPKPDGYPQRHDPPLQPALPHPRNGRPGDQRLHSLDTLHRGDYALPPDGYRGVDIRRHHHQGNGNVPQLDGQLNTGAFPPNGVANGGAFPPNGVAFWQNGWQNPNAFPQNGQQNPNVLIQTGQTHPSGLPPAVHVNLNTLPNAGQQPNTVHVNLNTYPNGGQQDPHSLQHNNDTQPHASQHNNRTPQHNNQDTDHTLQHSNHQNMDSMAQIVHSDRAPLVQTGVSHPTDRSRRASHNRASDRDDDALGHGDLVQTGYSHLVNPAPASRRNADTQTYQRDSNPRPGRDRDPAGTRGVSRDSRDPARSQMPWDRLRGTPAYPNDGFRGDSDTSTDEYQPRGRGKTDRSDPGRPPPDSAPNDRSRPPVETRTAERSPRSRAKTVTLKPDPSTPPPPYNQAGPHAPVLPQNQTARPTRFAPQGEDVQRTPIGQPLPAGHGQAATHNAPQQRPQTLQTPDVAARAGTWNLDPQTGPQRQGNQQQGAPLGPGAQAPPARQLAAPAQVLQAPPTAAPNSNSLTQSALQAHTAQTRNNPFRSRNQQTAAALRNPGGAAPPPAQPRPPNAGPAPPTAPQAAAVDRRPPTLPPVMPLSQFQALPKKHLPVPAARPQPVPVPAAAPHRHPAQPNRQRHPPNAPRHPAHGHPPNGHPAHGHPPNGHPPHGHPNAHRQQAAGGRARR; encoded by the exons ATGAACCTGCTTCCTGTTGTTGCCGTGATTGTGTCCGCTG tgcTGCCCCCCGTCGTCCGGTCCCAGGACCCGGTCCCGATCCAGTTCCAGCCGGCCCCGGTGCTGGTGGCGTCCGGCGTGGAGGCGGTGATGACCGTGGTGACGGTGTCGCAGGTGCTGTCCGTGACCTGGATGTCCCCCGCAAGGGAGACGCTGGGCCTGTGGGTGCCTAGCGGCTCGGTGATTAACCCGGTGGCTCAGTACCAGGGCAGGCTCACCATCAGCGCCACCCAGCTGCGCATCGCCGCCACCCAGCTGCGGGACACCGGGAACTACACCGTCACCGTCGACCCCATGGCAACCACCGGGCTGGGCCCCAACACCCGCTCCGTGCAGCTCAGGGTGTtcg atgcaGTGGTAGGTGTGCGTCTCCTCGTCCCcaccgttgccatggagggGGGTAACGTCACCCTGCAGTGCACCTGGACTCAGGGGACGGACACCGGGGTGAtttggggaaaggggggcgCGGCCCTCACCCCGGACTCCCGTGTGACGATTTCGGGGGGGTTCCTGGTGATAAACCCCGCCCGGAGGGGGGATGCTGGGCAGTACTCCTGCACCGTCAGCAACCTCGTGAGCGCACAAACGGCCACCAACAGCCTCACCGTCTACT atGGTCCGGACACCCCTGTTTTGGATCGGGGGCTGCAGGCGGACTGCGTCGGTGGGGGACAAGCGCTGGTGGGCCAGACGGTGAGGCTCTCCTGCACGTCCGactccctgccccccgcccTGTTCTCATGGCAACAAAACGGCGTGCCGGTGGCGTCCGGCCAACCGGACAGCGGCGTGCTGAGCATCCAGACcttctccaccaatcagagcggcCGCTACGTCTGCACGGCCAGGAACGCCGTCACGGGGGGGACGTCTCAGCAGGGGACGGATGTCGTCATCGTCA CCACGTGCCTCAGTGCCGGCGCTGTGGCGGGGATCGTGATTGGCTGCATTCTGGCGCTCATCTTAATCATCATCGCCATCTTCCTGCTGGTGCGCTGGCGGAAAG TTGATCGGAGGCTCAGACAAGCTGCGGAAAATCCTAAACCAGACGGGTACCCTCAGCGCCAC gacccTCCTCTCCAGCCAGCCCTGCCTCACCCTCGTAACGGTCGCCCCGGTGACCAGCGGCTACACAGTCTGGACACGCTCCACCGCGGCGACTACGCGCTCCCACCGGACGGCTATCGCGGCGTCGACATACGCCGGCATCATCACCAAGGCAACGGCAATGTGCCTCAACTCGACGGCCAGTTGAACACCGGCGCCTTTCCGCCAAACGGCGTGGCGAACGGCGGTGCCTTTCCGCCAAACGGCGTGGCGTTCTGGCAAAATGGATGGCAGAACCCAAACGCGTTCCCGCAAAATGGCCAACAGAACCCAAACGTTCTCATACAGACAGGGCAGACGCACCCCAGCGGCTTGCCCCCCGCAGTCCACGTGAACCTGAACACGCTGCCCAACGCAGGTCAACAGCCCAACACTGTCCACGTGAATCTAAATACGTATCCCAACGGAGGCCAACAGGACCCACACTCGCTACAACACAATAACGATACACAACCGCACGCCAGCCAGCACAATAACCGCACACCGCAACACAATAACCAGGACACTGATCACACGCTACAACACAGTAACCATCAAAACATGGACAGCATGGCTCAGATCGTGCATTCGGACAGGGCTCCTCTTGTACAAACCGGGGTGTCGCATCCCACGGATCGATCTCGGAGAGCGTCCCATAACCGCGCGAGCGACCGCGACGACGACGCGCTGGGCCACGGCGATCTGGTTCAGACCGGATACTCGCACCTGGTCAACCCCGCCCCTGCCAGCAGGAGGAACGCCGACACGCAGACCTACCAGCGGGACTCGAACCCGAGGCCCGGGCGAGACCGCGACCCTGCGGGGACCCGCGGCGTTTCGCGTGACTCGCGTGACCCCGCCCGCTCCCAAATGCCCTGGGACCGCTTGCGAGGCACCCCGGCGTACCCCAACGACGGGTTCCGGGGGGATTCGGACACCTCCACCGACGAATACCAGCCCCGTGGGCGGGGCAAGACTGACCGCTCGGACCCCGGGAGGCCGCCGCCCGACTCCGCCCCCAACGACCGGAGCAGGCCCCCCGTGGAGACCCGGACCGCCGAGCGGAGCCCCAGGTCACGTGCCAAAACCGTGACCCTGAAGCCCGACCCCtcgactccgccccctccgtaCAACCAGGCAGGCCCTCACGCCCCTGTCCTCCCCCAGAACCAAACCGCGCGCCCCACGCGCTTCGCCCCTCAGGGCGAGGACGTCCAGAGGACGCCGATCGGCCAGCCGCTTCCCGCCGGTCACGGCCAGGCtgctacccacaatgcaccgcagCAGAGACCGCAAACGTTGCAGACCCCTGACGTGGCGGCGCGTGCCGGGACGTGGAATTTAGACCCGCAGACAGGCCCACAACGCCAGGGAAaccagcagcagggggcgccgctCGGACCCGGCGCCCAGGCACCTCCGGCGAGACAACTCGCCGCTCCCGCGCAGGTcctccaggctccgcccaccgcgGCACCgaactccaactccctcacgCAGTCCGCCCTGCAGGCGCACACGGCTCAAACCCGCAACAACCCCTTCCGCAGCCGCAACCAGCAGACGGCCGCCGCCCTGCGGAACCCCGGGggggctgccccgccccctgctcagccccgccccccgaacgccggccccgcccctccgacCGCTCCGCAGGCGGCCGCCGTAGACCGCCGCCCCCCCACGCTCCCTCCCGTCATGCCCCTGTCCCAGTTCCAAGCCCTGCCCAAAAAGCACCTCCCCGTGCCTGCCGCTCGACCCCAGCCTGTCCCCGTCCCCGCCGCTGCCCCACACAGGCACCCCGCCCAACCGAATCGACAGAGGCACCCCCCGAACGCGCCCAGACACCCCGCCCATGGGCACCCCCCCAACGGGCACCCCGCCCACGGGCACCCCCCCAACGGGCACCCCCCCCACGGGCACCCcaacgcacacagacag CAGGCCGCCGGGGGCAGAGCGAGACgctga
- the si:dkeyp-97a10.3 gene encoding uncharacterized protein si:dkeyp-97a10.3 isoform X2 produces the protein MNLLPVVAVIVSAVLPPVVRSQDPVPIQFQPAPVLVASGVEAVMTVVTVSQVLSVTWMSPARETLGLWVPSGSVINPVAQYQGRLTISATQLRIAATQLRDTGNYTVTVDPMATTGLGPNTRSVQLRVFDAVVGVRLLVPTVAMEGGNVTLQCTWTQGTDTGVIWGKGGAALTPDSRVTISGGFLVINPARRGDAGQYSCTVSNLVSAQTATNSLTVYYGPDTPVLDRGLQADCVGGGQALVGQTVRLSCTSDSLPPALFSWQQNGVPVASGQPDSGVLSIQTFSTNQSGRYVCTARNAVTGGTSQQGTDVVIVTTCLSAGAVAGIVIGCILALILIIIAIFLLVRWRKVDRRLRQAAENPKPDGYPQRHDPPLQPALPHPRNGRPGDQRLHSLDTLHRGDYALPPDGYRGVDIRRHHHQGNGNVPQLDGQLNTGAFPPNGVANGGAFPPNGVAFWQNGWQNPNAFPQNGQQNPNVLIQTGQTHPSGLPPAVHVNLNTLPNAGQQPNTVHVNLNTYPNGGQQDPHSLQHNNDTQPHASQHNNRTPQHNNQDTDHTLQHSNHQNMDSMAQIVHSDRAPLVQTGVSHPTDRSRRASHNRASDRDDDALGHGDLVQTGYSHLVNPAPASRRNADTQTYQRDSNPRPGRDRDPAGTRGVSRDSRDPARSQMPWDRLRGTPAYPNDGFRGDSDTSTDEYQPRGRGKTDRSDPGRPPPDSAPNDRSRPPVETRTAERSPRSRAKTVTLKPDPSTPPPPYNQAGPHAPVLPQNQTARPTRFAPQGEDVQRTPIGQPLPAGHGQAATHNAPQQRPQTLQTPDVAARAGTWNLDPQTGPQRQGNQQQGAPLGPGAQAPPARQLAAPAQVLQAPPTAAPNSNSLTQSALQAHTAQTRNNPFRSRNQQTAAALRNPGGAAPPPAQPRPPNAGPAPPTAPQAAAVDRRPPTLPPVMPLSQFQALPKKHLPVPAARPQPVPVPAAAPHRHPAQPNRQRHPPNAPRHPAHGHPPNGHPAHGHPPNGHPPHGHPNAHRQAAGGRARR, from the exons ATGAACCTGCTTCCTGTTGTTGCCGTGATTGTGTCCGCTG tgcTGCCCCCCGTCGTCCGGTCCCAGGACCCGGTCCCGATCCAGTTCCAGCCGGCCCCGGTGCTGGTGGCGTCCGGCGTGGAGGCGGTGATGACCGTGGTGACGGTGTCGCAGGTGCTGTCCGTGACCTGGATGTCCCCCGCAAGGGAGACGCTGGGCCTGTGGGTGCCTAGCGGCTCGGTGATTAACCCGGTGGCTCAGTACCAGGGCAGGCTCACCATCAGCGCCACCCAGCTGCGCATCGCCGCCACCCAGCTGCGGGACACCGGGAACTACACCGTCACCGTCGACCCCATGGCAACCACCGGGCTGGGCCCCAACACCCGCTCCGTGCAGCTCAGGGTGTtcg atgcaGTGGTAGGTGTGCGTCTCCTCGTCCCcaccgttgccatggagggGGGTAACGTCACCCTGCAGTGCACCTGGACTCAGGGGACGGACACCGGGGTGAtttggggaaaggggggcgCGGCCCTCACCCCGGACTCCCGTGTGACGATTTCGGGGGGGTTCCTGGTGATAAACCCCGCCCGGAGGGGGGATGCTGGGCAGTACTCCTGCACCGTCAGCAACCTCGTGAGCGCACAAACGGCCACCAACAGCCTCACCGTCTACT atGGTCCGGACACCCCTGTTTTGGATCGGGGGCTGCAGGCGGACTGCGTCGGTGGGGGACAAGCGCTGGTGGGCCAGACGGTGAGGCTCTCCTGCACGTCCGactccctgccccccgcccTGTTCTCATGGCAACAAAACGGCGTGCCGGTGGCGTCCGGCCAACCGGACAGCGGCGTGCTGAGCATCCAGACcttctccaccaatcagagcggcCGCTACGTCTGCACGGCCAGGAACGCCGTCACGGGGGGGACGTCTCAGCAGGGGACGGATGTCGTCATCGTCA CCACGTGCCTCAGTGCCGGCGCTGTGGCGGGGATCGTGATTGGCTGCATTCTGGCGCTCATCTTAATCATCATCGCCATCTTCCTGCTGGTGCGCTGGCGGAAAG TTGATCGGAGGCTCAGACAAGCTGCGGAAAATCCTAAACCAGACGGGTACCCTCAGCGCCAC gacccTCCTCTCCAGCCAGCCCTGCCTCACCCTCGTAACGGTCGCCCCGGTGACCAGCGGCTACACAGTCTGGACACGCTCCACCGCGGCGACTACGCGCTCCCACCGGACGGCTATCGCGGCGTCGACATACGCCGGCATCATCACCAAGGCAACGGCAATGTGCCTCAACTCGACGGCCAGTTGAACACCGGCGCCTTTCCGCCAAACGGCGTGGCGAACGGCGGTGCCTTTCCGCCAAACGGCGTGGCGTTCTGGCAAAATGGATGGCAGAACCCAAACGCGTTCCCGCAAAATGGCCAACAGAACCCAAACGTTCTCATACAGACAGGGCAGACGCACCCCAGCGGCTTGCCCCCCGCAGTCCACGTGAACCTGAACACGCTGCCCAACGCAGGTCAACAGCCCAACACTGTCCACGTGAATCTAAATACGTATCCCAACGGAGGCCAACAGGACCCACACTCGCTACAACACAATAACGATACACAACCGCACGCCAGCCAGCACAATAACCGCACACCGCAACACAATAACCAGGACACTGATCACACGCTACAACACAGTAACCATCAAAACATGGACAGCATGGCTCAGATCGTGCATTCGGACAGGGCTCCTCTTGTACAAACCGGGGTGTCGCATCCCACGGATCGATCTCGGAGAGCGTCCCATAACCGCGCGAGCGACCGCGACGACGACGCGCTGGGCCACGGCGATCTGGTTCAGACCGGATACTCGCACCTGGTCAACCCCGCCCCTGCCAGCAGGAGGAACGCCGACACGCAGACCTACCAGCGGGACTCGAACCCGAGGCCCGGGCGAGACCGCGACCCTGCGGGGACCCGCGGCGTTTCGCGTGACTCGCGTGACCCCGCCCGCTCCCAAATGCCCTGGGACCGCTTGCGAGGCACCCCGGCGTACCCCAACGACGGGTTCCGGGGGGATTCGGACACCTCCACCGACGAATACCAGCCCCGTGGGCGGGGCAAGACTGACCGCTCGGACCCCGGGAGGCCGCCGCCCGACTCCGCCCCCAACGACCGGAGCAGGCCCCCCGTGGAGACCCGGACCGCCGAGCGGAGCCCCAGGTCACGTGCCAAAACCGTGACCCTGAAGCCCGACCCCtcgactccgccccctccgtaCAACCAGGCAGGCCCTCACGCCCCTGTCCTCCCCCAGAACCAAACCGCGCGCCCCACGCGCTTCGCCCCTCAGGGCGAGGACGTCCAGAGGACGCCGATCGGCCAGCCGCTTCCCGCCGGTCACGGCCAGGCtgctacccacaatgcaccgcagCAGAGACCGCAAACGTTGCAGACCCCTGACGTGGCGGCGCGTGCCGGGACGTGGAATTTAGACCCGCAGACAGGCCCACAACGCCAGGGAAaccagcagcagggggcgccgctCGGACCCGGCGCCCAGGCACCTCCGGCGAGACAACTCGCCGCTCCCGCGCAGGTcctccaggctccgcccaccgcgGCACCgaactccaactccctcacgCAGTCCGCCCTGCAGGCGCACACGGCTCAAACCCGCAACAACCCCTTCCGCAGCCGCAACCAGCAGACGGCCGCCGCCCTGCGGAACCCCGGGggggctgccccgccccctgctcagccccgccccccgaacgccggccccgcccctccgacCGCTCCGCAGGCGGCCGCCGTAGACCGCCGCCCCCCCACGCTCCCTCCCGTCATGCCCCTGTCCCAGTTCCAAGCCCTGCCCAAAAAGCACCTCCCCGTGCCTGCCGCTCGACCCCAGCCTGTCCCCGTCCCCGCCGCTGCCCCACACAGGCACCCCGCCCAACCGAATCGACAGAGGCACCCCCCGAACGCGCCCAGACACCCCGCCCATGGGCACCCCCCCAACGGGCACCCCGCCCACGGGCACCCCCCCAACGGGCACCCCCCCCACGGGCACCCcaacgcacacagacag GCCGCCGGGGGCAGAGCGAGACgctga